In Lathyrus oleraceus cultivar Zhongwan6 chromosome 2, CAAS_Psat_ZW6_1.0, whole genome shotgun sequence, the DNA window TAGAGGTTGGGTCACATCGTCGGTACGCTCGTCGGAAAATCTATTTTCCGGTAAGCTTCATATTACTTCCCTCTTCGTTGATCTGCATACTTTGCTTTGTACGAATGACGCCTATATTTTTCTGTCTATATTACCATTGTGAACCGTTTACTTGCTTTAATTAAATCATGAATCGCTAGAGTTTGCTTGCTTGTGCTTGGATCCGTAGTATAAGAATGGTATATTGCTCGTTTAGATCTAGGTTTAGGCTTAGAATAGATTTTGGTTTTGGGGGTTTTCATTGAAGGATCAGAAGAATAGATTTCTTTGTTTAATGTTCATGAGAGACCGAATGGAGAGGACGAAGCGTGATGATTTCTTTCCTTTGGTTTGTGCGTTTTATTTTGATTTATCTGTGGAGTTATTCGTTTCTATTATTAATTAATGTGAGCAGCTAGTCATTAGTGGACATTAAGATGTTGGTGAGTCCCAAGGAGGTACGCGTGGATTCTACCGTTTAGGGGAGACCGAACGGTCATACGTCACCAGATTTGGTGTCCCTTCACCTTCCATTTTTCCCTTGCTTGCTTCTGGACAGATAATTAAGTGGGCTAAAGGCtcattcatttatttatttttattattattatttgttatgtTGCTAGCGGAGTGTTTGTGGTATGGGAAGTCATGGGCCTAGGGCCCATTTCGAGTCCCTCCTGATCCAGACCTCTTTTGGGTTTTTGAACTTGGATCTTTGAGGTTTCACCCTTTTGTCTCCCATGCACCCTAGCCTGTCCTAAGTTTTATTCTATTATTTAGTTCCTATTTTGAATTTTAGTCTTTAACTAATAAATTGGGATGACATTAGAAGTAAAATGAATTATTGTTTTAAGTTGATTATCGATTTTCTTTAAATCTTAAGTTTTTTTCGTCTCATTAGAATATAATTAAGTAAACATTTAATTAAGTATCGATAAGTAAAAATGCCTTTTTTATAGATCTTGGTCTAACACCAAGTAGCTTTTCTCAAGACCTATTAAGTCTATAAaatcaaattatttaattaatgTACTCCTTCAAActtttaaattaattttgaatgaaaaggagaatagtaagcctccgcttcactatctttcgactattcgaataattggcgtacgccatattgcttggattttcgtcattcaattaaaacaCTAAAAACTcaataaaattaaaatcacttCCTCAAGTTAATTATAAATCCTAAAAGTTTCATTACctaaattaattttgaatgaaaaggagaatagtaagcctccgcttcactatctctcgactattcgaataattggcgtacgccatattgctcggattttcgtcacTCAATTAAAATcctaaaactccataaaattaaaatcactcccccaaattaaatataaattctaaaagctttattttaataattaatctttgaatgaaaaggagaatagtaagcatccgcttcattatctctcgattgttcgaataattggcgtacgccatattgctcggattttcgtcattcaattaaaaccctaataatcatacaaaATACAAATCATCTTTTTAAATTAAGGTAATACTCAAAATATATCTTTTtataaacttgggatgaaaaagaatataggaagcgtacgcttcgCTATTTCTCAATTTCTCGAAtgattggcgtacgccatattgcttGAGTTCTTGTCGTTCGATTAAAACATCAAACCATaacatttcaaatcatttcttttAGATCAACTACATAAATCTAAAATCTTTTAATCCtaaatttctgataagtaaggatgggaggcgttcgcctcactatcttccgattattcgaataattggcgtacgccacattgctcgaattcTCGTCGTCAAAATTAAAACGcaatcgaataaattcaaatCATCTTTTATAACAAATCCAACATTTTAAAACCTTTCTTCTtaaattaaacttcggatgataaaatatgggaggcgttcgcctcaccatctctcgattgttcgaataattggcgctcgccatTATGCACGAATCATCGACTTCCGATTAATACattttaaataaacttggataaaggaataagtggcgtacgcctcattattctttgaataagcaagtaggaggcgtacacctcactaccgtgcatattcaacatccacaaacaaactttcaaaataatcgaacgaaaaaggagtagaaggcgttcgccttattattcctcgaaagaattggacgattggtgtgcaccacattgctcaataTTTCTTCGTTCTTCAAAACACCTTAACAAATCAAATTAATGTCTCGCCCCCGTGCGACCAACAACTTAAGAATTCTTTTCAgaagaacactgttaatcctttctaatgcgcaccACAAACCAATTCTTAAGCCTctgccgagagtagacaagccaacgtttagcctttagaacgtgatctacacagtcgttcattaaaagacaccaacaaaaaccgtagttccccgaactacgaatgctctgatttccttatttcactataaggatacgtaggcaggagattgctgtatcttcgcgagcacactaataaaaaaaaacctcccctttcccctTCTGAGGTCTTCACCCATCTCTATCCAATATttaattactcgaagaaagcaaataatagttaactaacattcaaatagcaaattagactaaaaggttcccgtcgagtacaatggacgtgaggggtgctaataccttccccttgcgtaatcgattcccgaacccgaatatggttgcgacgaccattattctattcttcaaaggttttatcgatattttcctattcctttattgggataaataaagttcggtggcgactctgttcgaacataattttttccgcgaccatcgcgaggaatcgtatttttcgagatgcgacagatggcgactctgctggggacattttGCTCCAAGCcagagagagtcaagcctaacttagtcaATTTGCTATGGACGTGAAAATACCGCTTTTATTTGCTTCTGTATATCTTGATGTATTATTTATGCTATGTAATTTATTCTGCTATTATGTTGGGTGATCTATGGTGTTTGAcacatgttgtgagataagctccgtacccgagcttcgagaaaaacttagaacccgaagttgtgtagtattgaaccgaggggtgtacacctcattgggacaatacgagaactccacctagagtaaatctgttcagaatttccatcctaatatggctagcccattattatgaggaaacgttgaacatggtccatgactctgggaacctcaTCTTAAACTGAAATCCGTCTTAATGATTGGCGatcgtgtagtattgaaccgaagggtctacaccctgttcgaacaatacgaggaTCCCACTTAGAGTAGACCGATTCAGAAACTTCCATTTcaatgtggctagcccattattgcgatggaagactaaacttggtccatgactctaagttTTTATCATGAAAATGGATAACCTTAGGAGCAATCCTTGATGTGTGGGGTAAAAGACATAGAACCGCTGTTAAGTTGAACCTTGTGATATATGTGAAACCTGGATCCCTGTCATTGCATAAACTTCATGTTGCATTCATTATGAGAATAGCAAAATCATTTACACACtttttattttcagggaatttcaaaattttcagtTAATTAAGCATTCAAGAACAAATGGAGTCAGAAAAGAAAAAAACATTCCAAATCAAAGCTAAGGTACCATGTGTGAAGGGGTTCATTGCATTCAGAGATGGGTTGACTAATATCCGTCGAGACGCATTCACACTCAAATATGGGAAGATTCTACAATTGTTGTCTGTACTAGTACAGAAGGATGCTATTACCGCACtagcccagttttatgatccacCACTCAGAAGTTTCCTCTTTAGAGATTTCCAGTTAGCCCCGACTTTGGAAGAATTCGGAAGAATATTGGACTCTTCTAAGCAGAAGAAGGGACCATTCAAGGGGTTAGGTCAAATCCCTAAACCCGAAGAGTTGGCAGAAGTATTAGACAACCCAGTCAAAGATCTAACCCCTAACATCAAAATTTGGGGGAAGGTACAAGGAATTCCACAAGAGTACCTAGAGAAAACTGCTCAAAGCTTTGCTGAAGCCCAGAAGTGGGAAGCCCATGATACTATTATGGCTTTACTTATTTTtggattggtgttatttcctaataTGGAGAAGTTAATTGATGCAGCAGTTATCAACGTGTTTTGGGCCGTCAAGGTTAAGAATGAAGATCCAGTGCTCGCACTCCTAGCAGATGTTTATCACACCTTGCACTTACGCTTTGAGAAGAAGGGAGGACTGATGTTATGTTGCATACCACTCCTTTACCAATGGTTTGTCTCTCATGTGTTCAAAGAGATTGATACAATTGAAAGTATGGATGGATATGAGTGGTCTCAAAAGCTAGTAGGACTCACTGAAAATACCATTATTTGGTATCCTCATGGTTTGAATGTGGAAGATACAATTACTAGTTGTGGAGAATTTTCGAATGTAACATTAATAGGGTCAAAAGGGTgcattaactacaaccctattttagcagTGAGGCAGTTGGGTTATCCTATCACATACAAGCCGGATGACCAGTTGTTAGAAGGTTTTGTGTTCCATGATATGGAGGATCTCGTTATGCTGAGAAGGGTTATCCGAGCCTGGGAAAAAGTTCGCTTCAGAGGACAAGACAAAGGAAAGGGTGTCATAGGGGATAGAGAACCCTATTATCAATGGGTCACCAGAAGAAGTCAAGAGATCAAGCTGCCATTCATCCTCGATCCTCCAACTCAAGCTCCACCACCAGAACCCATCCCTGTCTCCATGGAAGAAGTGGAAGCGTTGAAAGCTACTATAGAAAGACTTGGACGAGAAAATGAAGAGTTATAGACCAGCctccaacaagtttcaaatgaaagaAATGAAATAAAGTGGGAACTAGAGATGAAGAAGGCTCAGCTAGAAGCGACTGACGAAAAGGTCGACAAGGAAGAACACAAGAGAAAGAAAGTGAAAGTAGGCATGGAACAAGCTGATCACTGCCTAGAAACCATTAAAGAGCAGTTGAGACAAGTTGAGAAAGAATGCCAAAAGAATAAGCGATGGTGGCTACGAGCTACAGAAGAGAAAAAAGAAGTTAGAGAGATATTGGAGGCTAAGATACACGATTTCACTATCTCCCTCCACAATGCTGAGACCCAAGCCGAACACGAGCGCCGACTTAAGGAAAGAGGCCTTGAAGCTTCTCGAGTCACACCTACGACTTGGGCCGAGAAATGTTTAGAAGCAAAAGATGCTAGAGAAGTTGATCAACATTGGAAAGATAGATTCGAGGCATTCCATCAAGGCAGTGTGATATGGCTAAGGGAAAGAGAGCAAGTCATTGAGGATTACGATACCTTTAGGAGAACTATCAATTTCTTGCAAGCAGACAAAGATGGGTACCGTACAAAGCTCAACAATTTGGTAGAATTCTGCAACTGGACGACCCGAGAAATGCCTTGGAGGTTGAGAGAGGCAGTGGAAGGATTGGACCAACATGGCACGCATCCCGCTATAATCCGTTTTGTATTGATGTGCGAGGGGATGGTGAAGAGGTTCAAGTTTGAATTAGAAGAACTCATAACTCGAAAGACTGCTGTGTGATTCTTTTATATTCAGTTTAGTATTTGAGCTGTATCGATTTGGGCGGTTATGTGTTTGTACTCCATACTTTAAACATTTGAATAGAGGAGGATGATCCTCATTTTTATTTCCTGACTTTATGTTTTCTTCAAATGCTTAATATAACTACAACAGTGATGAAAATTCCCTGAAAGTAAAATATGCATGACATTCGTATCCTCATTATGCATCATGCTTCATAAAAACTCAgaaacttacccaaccttttgACCTCTATCTAGTAACGCCGACTAATCAACACCGATACGAGACGCGAAGCAACTACAAGATGACGTTAGAGTAAGTGGAggctgtcgcattacgcgaaaaaccggcgggaaaagaaagaaacaacagagccgccaccgtgcgttatttatcccaaaaagagggaaaggaaatgctcgaagtaaacctaggaaagaacatggtctcgcgaccaaagaaaatgggttcgggagtcggttatgcgaagggaaggtattagcacccctacgcatccgtagtactctacgggatccacgcacaaaaggaaggaaattggttgctaaacactgctcaaatacgcacacacactggctgaaagagacaaaagagactgactgaaactgaactcggcaggatgtcgcatcctgggcctacttagtctatcaggcatagacattagagtcgaagtagttcggactggggagacgacacatgctcgctaggatatcgcatcctatgcatacgtatcttctcggacgagagaagaatcagagcattcgtagctcggctgacacacacacaaacaaacaagacacaggcaaacgtggagcccgactgccaatcactggacttatgtcggcatccgaacctaaacacacacacactggaacccaaatgccactcgatggacttacatcggcttccaagcacacaacaacacaacaagttaatagggagtcggggactcgagcctataactgtcaagcacactcaaaagaaaagaaaaggcgcccggagagatcagctcaatctcctgcctgcatacttcatctggtatgaagatcagggcgatgtagttcccctacgcagggacaaaggacctagcctaaccagataacagagggagacacaactctagggagactacgactcgagcctagatgttgtcatgcaaaaaacatccctaagttaaggtttctagctaaatggcacaagggccaacctatcctagacaagacttgcacaggaagcgagggtctcgattgcaactagggcaagagaaaggggaggtctcaatcgcaacgagggcgagagaaaagaattagtgttagttgttagtcaaactcgacaagacatcgcatctcgtgcctacgtatctcatctgaacatgagaatcagagttgccgtagttcggctacggagggacaaaggtctcgattgcaactagggcaagagaaagggaaagtctcgatcacaacgagggcgagagaaaggaaaaggctcgatcacaacgagggcgagagaaaggatcgcaacgagggcgaaagcaaacaaggattagtctaaactaaacctaacttgcacaggaggcaagtctaagctagcctaagaagcaaagcaatcacaatcacagatagcacacactatatacatacaagaggctcacacaagggttaggttttagtcgaggggtcatatcaacctcaacaaacaaacctctggaatggggtgaagtgtgctcttaaccttgccattgaggggctaaggtgaagcagatgaaaggagatgaggggtgtgcctcattgcttctatccctgatcagggagagcatatcagaaagtgtgggagctcagaaagatggagctctttccacattattgactcgatagatcttgggtttttatctcaatgctacaaccatgtaatgggagcaaggagaagactcactgaatagtaggggataggttgcttatccctttgatctaccaattgccttacttgaaggacttttcctgcttgggacaaaattaaacacacacaagcattgcctcttaaggaggacttcagacagtttgcccggccaaataacaggccagtctccagactacatgaagaaaaagtaattatacctcaaaagcaaattgctaaatagcaaagcaaagcaagttcaaagaacttaagcgactaagggtacctgaaatagtcaaactaatcagtGTACTGTTCAACAATTTAAATCAGAAGGAAATGAATCAACAGTTAACAACAGACAGAAGTGCAAAAGCACAAGGGCCCACTCATATGGgtcataccacctacaaaacaaaggttagcacatgatatatagtcaagctcaatcaaattggcAATGACTTCTTTGAGGCAAATGCTTATcctgaaacaaatgaactcaaacataagccaagagaccactagggcaagcctagggtcaaaaataaatgataaaagtcaaaacagcaaatgaaagtcaaccaaagtcaagtccaaacatttaagaagcaagctcaaatggtctcacattcaaatcatgcattatcatcatttcacaaacaaagGAAGGCAAAGCATTGCAAAcaaaagctcaaagaagtcaacagaatgacttgaatcaaaagtcaactcaaacattttcaaaaatcatcaaataattcatgttcaatcctaacacctagcatggtaagcatataaaatttcattgcatttggacaagtggaaggcagtcagtgaaaatcataaagtcaaagcaaatttgaacatgctcaatgaagtcaaccaaataagcatcaacttagaaaaatcataactaaatgaaaacagatgagaaaagaatgggaataacaccaatgcaaagctcaagatgtctagttatctcatgcaaaatttcatgatcatacaataaggtatgagaatttcccaaatgaaatggcaagatgtgtcacacaaagtcaacaattgactaggcagggaagaaaaatctcaaacaaataggaaatggcataattaaatccaagaaaaatcacacacaaactagacatatgagagaagattcatgcaaaaaatgaggtcaattggaggccaggaagcatgtcaacagTATTCATGAAATggcatatcaatggtgtgacacaagttgtcacaccctacttcaaaaaatcacaactctcaaaccacaaatgagaaatccacaaactttataccaaaataaacatgaatgagtgtagaacaaccacaaaaatttccagaatcattggatacatcctcctcatttcacaagagatttggcaacatgtatcatttttggtcacattatacaaaccctaaggccatttaaaaaccaatgatcagaaaattcattaaaaatcatgacaaaaaactacacatcaaacaggacatgatgcaaaaattcccactaaatttggaattaaaatgagcaagttatgaatttttcaaaattgatgatcaaatgaaataattattgaaattaaaatgaaataatattgaATTAAATGGACCGAGTGGCATTGTTGTAATTTGGGAAGCTACTAATCAAAACGGTGCCGTATGGGCCATGAGAATGAAATAATTTCATTGGTGCATGCTGAACAGGGGCCATGCACACGTGCAGAACAACAAAATTCTGGGCAATGCTTCAATTGGGATTAGGGTTCATGAACAGTGATGCATACTCATCTCTCCCAAATCGAGTTTTCACGAAAATTTCCAGAAAACAAAATCAAATACACACAAATGTTCATCTAACAATCAACAACAAGAATCCCgcattgattttcattaaaacatCACATACGTCCTGAATCGAGCAGAAATCAAAGCAACCCCCAACTTTGCTCAAGAACACAAACTCTCAAAAATGAAAAATGGGCACACATACATGTTCATCTAAGCATGGTAAAGACaaatccaacatcaattttcATGGAAACAGGCTGTGGAAAGAGAATCGAACAAAAGAGCATATGAACATTAACTTTCATTTTCAGATTTCTTGCAGACTACTTAACCATTTCATATGAGACAAAGTTCATAGCAATCAGCATACCAAGACCTACACTAAGCATGGCATGGTTTGGCAAAACAAGTAAATCGAAAACCTACCAGATTGGAGTGCAGATGCAGATTCAGCAGCTTTTAGGCCTGGATATGCTCAAACAGATGCAGCCTATACTTCCACAAGTTGAAATGGTGAAGATGCTTGATTCAATAAAACTTGGAAACCACTCAAATCAGATCTGCCATGGATGGATGCTTGGAATAACAGTCGAGTAAACCTCCTCCCAGTTGTGAAATGGCACTGAAAATATGTCCACAATGATGCTTAGGTGATTGAACAAAGCTAGCCAGGTCGTGGTCTTTGAAGGATTTGGAAGAtttttggaaaatgcaagaaaGATGAATTTTGAGAGAGAGTGAATTTCTGAGTGTTTGCAGCTGCTAGCTAGGGTTGAATGGCCAGAAAATAACTTTAAATACTTCTGTTTATCCTTCCTTAATGAAGTGCTAAGCTTGTTTATGAAAATGAAACCAAATTGCTAATTTTGCAATTTGACCAAATGGTGGTATGTGATAGCATGTGCACGAATTTTGGGCCTCAAACATGTTTCAAATAACCTTCCAAACAATTCCCaatggccaaatgtgctgaaaattgctaaatcaaaaagtcaactttggtccacacttgaaattaattaggttaggtccaaaaatgccattttgcatggtaaggttttggtgcatgaaatttacatttttggaaagaggagatgaaatgtggtttgtaggaaaaaaccccaccaaaattggccaaatggtttgagagatatggccttttgaagttcaagattttgtgaaaatgatttgatcatatcttgacaaccatgcatgggaattgagagttcttggactttttggaaatgggagaacaagatcttcaactttcatgttgggcaaaaattcatttgaagcttgtatcatgatgtaagtttgggatcaagaagtttccatttttggcagttgaaattacaggtccactttctattttgggaaattttctgattggcttcaaattcttcaatgatgttgattgccatgatatatgaggcctattgggacaagaataagctctctcaaaccatttccatccatcaaaaccataaaatcaaccacagttgaccaactttgacttttctagggtttctgactgattgtgcatgaactgatggcttctgaacatccaacccttgacttaaacacttcaaatggacctccaagtcatgtgaacttgttggacaaaccctagggccttggctccttgagaaacacccttgcttgcttggttgactgatctcctgattagtttgacctaattcttgattggcttgcacttgaggcaactgggacaatgcaatgctatgcaatggaccatgatatgctatgacctaatatgaaaatgtatgtacaatgataggtgcaaatttgaggtgctacagctgcccctattcaatcaactgggaacccgaatggatgatagcagtggctgtcagactttcagggtaaatagggattgaatacaaaagaaccgtagaaatttgtaccgactggatataatacaagaatgcctgtcaggatcggcaaagaaacagtcttgaaagaacaatccgtctggaacggaaaagaaatcggcctgaataccgaaacagaaacgtcgacctggataccaaaataaatggtaacacagggataaccaatGCCTGAGCGTCGTAAGTACAttgacctgatcgtcggaaacttcttcggtctgaacaccggaaaaaacataagtacatcgacctgatcgtcggaaacttcttcggtctgaacaccggaaaaaaacataagtacatcgacctgatcgtcggaaacttcttcggtctgaaaaccggaaagaacataagtacatcgacctgatcgtcggaaacttcttcggtctgaataccggaaaatcataagtacatcgacctgatcgtcagaaacttcttcggtctgaataccggaaaattggcctgagtgccatgagtacatcgacctgatcgtcggaaactccttcggtctgaataccggaaaaacataagtacatcgacctgatcgtctgaaacttcttcggtctgaataccggaaaaacataagtacatcgacctgatcgtcggaaacttcttcggtctgaatacaGGAAAATtataagtacatcgacctgatcgtcggaaacttcttcggtctgaataccggaaaaacataagtacatcgacctgatcgtcggaaacttcttcggtctgaataccggaaaattataagtacatcgacctgatcgtcggaaacttcttcggtctgaataccggaaaaaacataagtacatcgacctgatcgtcggaaacttcttcggtctgaaaaccggaaaacaaacataagtacatcgacctgatcgtcggaaacttcttcggtctgaataccggaaaaacataagtacatcgacctgatcgtcggaaacttcttcggtctgaataccggaaaaacataagtacatcgacctgctcgtcggaaacttcttcggtctgaaaaccggaaaacaaacataagtacatcgaccagatcgtcggaaacttcttcggtatgaataccggaaaaacataagtacatcgacctgatcgtcggaaacttcttcggtctgaaaaccggaaaacaaacataagtacatcgacctgatcgtcggaaacttcttcggtctgaaaaccggaaaacaaacataagacatattatctatagccgtcaaaacgtagataatacactcgcatggaagattatccataaccgggttgtaggttgctaaatgaatgattgaccgaaaagaaaggcatcggggtaccaggactaggtatgcaaaagatggctaatcaaaagaggataaggttgcttactcggagcaagtatccaaaaagaaggggaagacccagTTGGGACAATACTACTTGAccaaggcaagtatccaaaaggGAAAAAAATATCAATACCCCCCTTCtgtgttgtacagcattggtctctccttctctacggcgaggtgccccagagaagggtttcttcgagGACGACGAAGAACCTGCGTCATGAATCCTCCCAGCTTTGATTAAACTTTCTgttctctcgccacagatgacgacgtcagaaaaacttccgaatgggcagcttcccatccggtccatatatacaccttgcagagtactgatgaacatgtcagtcaactccctttccagcatagggggttggacTCTCGCAactagttcacgccacctctgggcgtactccttaaagctctcattattcttctgacaaagactctgcagctgagtcctggtcggagccatgtccatattatgcttgtactgtctgaggaacgcctcacccagatctctccagcatctgatggaatcccgcttcaactccatataccaatccaaagacgccccagataggctgtcttggaagaaatacatccacatcttctcatcatcagtgtatgcggatatctttctgtagtacgcctgcacatgggtgcgaggacaggaggtaccgttgtatttatcaaatgacggcgccttgaatttgtgcggggTTCTCAGTCCTTCTACcaatcccatgtttgtaacatcaaaaccgagggagttttgacattccattgcccggatcttctcagcaagggcctcaactttacgatctctcgcatcatttctgcCCAAAATGTCGTCGTCCTCGCTGAGCATAGTGAGtaaatcctcttgtctgtcaacaatcggaattctgttacgggccggagcatggatgactctggcattagcagcatcaggagcaatcggttgaccgtcaactcagatacccctcaactcttcacctacagcataattgttgacgggaatagcagcagcaggaacgtcaggaactgggtttccttcttgcagaggctggttgggcggtggcaatgtagcttcttgcctctgaaccagtgctcgaagttcttcttgtcctt includes these proteins:
- the LOC127122664 gene encoding uncharacterized protein LOC127122664, encoding MESEKKKTFQIKAKVPCVKGFIAFRDGLTNIRRDAFTLKYGKILQLLSVLVQKDAITALAQFYDPPLRSFLFRDFQLAPTLEEFGRILDSSKQKKGPFKGLGQIPKPEELAEVLDNPVKDLTPNIKIWGKVQGIPQEYLEKTAQSFAEAQKWEAHDTIMALLIFGLVLFPNMEKLIDAAVINVFWAVKVKNEDPVLALLADVYHTLHLRFEKKGGLMLCCIPLLYQWFVSHVFKEIDTIESMDGYEWSQKLVGLTENTIIWYPHGLNVEDTITSCGEFSNVTLIGSKGCINYNPILAVRQLGYPITYKPDDQLLEGFVFHDMEDLVMLRRVIRAWEKVRFRGQDKGKGVIGDREPYYQWVTRRSQEIKLPFILDPPTQAPPPEPIPVSMEEVEALKATIERLGRENEEL